A genomic window from Nicotiana sylvestris chromosome 11, ASM39365v2, whole genome shotgun sequence includes:
- the LOC104235227 gene encoding probable LRR receptor-like serine/threonine-protein kinase At1g05700, whose product MASSHFLLVLVLCVFSSVSADVFVSLDCGSSETYTDENSIVWLGDEDYISNGESYVVQSSNSLSHVMDTLRVFTSRNKNCYLIKVEKGERVLIRASFNYGNYDGKSSSPSFSLQFDGNNWANVKTSDQLVYYETIYVVKGDYLSVCLAQTVADQFPFISALEVRSLDSNMYSHVDPNYALFLNRRVAYGSNQTIRYIDDPYDRIWVPGLPGNGLISISNDAINIDTTQVDHPPQQVLQNAISTINSSNFITLNMKFLPFEVPIYMNMYFSEMTQLDSNQTRSFRILKDIEPFSDPILPPYENFTQLFVSNLTVTPNTTFSLVPTPDSTLPPLINALELFTISDALTDGTNSQDVESLVSLQDEFEVLQDWNGDPCLPTPFTWDWVNCSSDDPPRITALYLSGFNLSGSLPDLSSMDALHTIDLSDNNLDGPIPDFLGTLPNLKELNLSNNQFSGSIPASLSNKNGLNIDISGNSDLCSQSDESCQTTDSSSGGNQPTTRSAKSPKKKKKKKNNLPIILGTTIPAFFLIWAIVGVFAILHYNSKKATASAAITPGQTSGGNSPYREAQGNNADNVQMADKFDKDPEVAGGQDENSTNV is encoded by the exons ATGGCTAGCAGCCATTTTCTCCTTGTTTTAGTTCTCTGTGTTTTCTCTTCAGTTTCTGCTGATG TGTTTGTGAGCCTTGATTGTGGATCATCAGAAACGTACACAGACGAAAATTCAATAGTTTGGTTAGGAGATGAAGATTATATAAGCAATGGAGAATCCTACGTTGTACAATCCAGCAACTCATTATCCCATGTAATGGACACTCTCAGAGTGTTTACAAGCAGAAACAAGAATTGCTACCTTATTAAAGTCGAAAAGGGCGAACGTGTTTTAATTCGAGCGAGCTTTAACTATGGCAATTACGATGGAAAATCTTCATCTCCCTCATTTTCACTTCAATTTGATGGGAATAATTGGGCCAATGTCAAAACTAGTGACCAACTTGTTTACTATGAGACAATTTATGTTGTTAAAGGGGATTACCTTAGTGTCTGTCTTGCTCAGACAGTGGCTGATCAGTTTCCTTTTATCTCAGCACTTGAAGTTCGTAGTTTGGATTCTAATATGTATAGTCATGTTGATCCCAATTATGCTTTGTTCTTGAACAGAAGAGTTGCTTATGGTTCCAACCAAACTATCAG GTATATAGATGATCCCTATGACAGAATATGGGTGCCTGGACTTCCTGGAAATGGATTAATATCAATCTCAAACGACGCCATAAACATTGATACAACTCAAGTAGATCATCCTCCACAACAAGTGCTACAAAATGCTATTTCTACTATCAATTCATCCAATTTCATAACTTTAAACATGAAATTTCTTCCCTTTGAAGTtccaatttacatgaacatgtaTTTTTCTGAAATGACTCAACTTGACTCAAACCAAACAAGATCCTTCAGAATTTTGAAAGATATTGAGCCTTTTTCAGACCCTATTTTACCACCTTATGAAAATTTTACTCAATTGTTTGTTAGTAATCTTACTGTTACTCCAAACACTACTTTTTCTCTTGTCCCTACTCCTGATTCAACACTTCCTCCTCTTATCAATGCCTTGGAATTATTCACCATTAGTGATGCGTTAACTGATGGAACAAACAGTCAAGATG tgGAGAGCTTAGTATCACTACAAGACGAATTTGAAGTATTACAAGACTGGAACGGTGATCCTTGTCTTCCAACACCCTTTACTTGGGATTGGGTTAATTGTAGCAGCGATGATCCACCTCGCATAACAGCATT GTACTTGAGTGGCTTCAACCTATCAGGATCACTTCCAGATCTTAGTTCCATGGATGCTCTTCACACAAT TGATTTGAGTGACAACAATTTGGATGGACCTATTCCTGATTTCCTTGGCACCTTACCGAATCTCAAAGAACT GAATTTGTCAAATAACCAGTTCAGTGGATCAATACCTGCCTCATTGTCAAACAAAAATGGACTAAACATAGA TATTTCAGGCAATTCAGATTTGTGCAGTCAATCTGATGAGTCTTGCCAGACCACTGATTCATCATCAGGAGGAAATCAGCCAACAACTCGATCCGCTAAatcgccaaagaagaagaagaagaagaaaaacaatttgCCTATAATTCTTGGCACTACAATTCCAGCCTTCTTCCTCATTTGGGCTATTGTGGGTGTTTTTGCTATTTTACACTACAACAGTAAGAAGGCTACTGCATCTGCAGCTATCACCCCAG GGCAAACTAGTGGAGGCAACAGCCCTTATAGAGAAGCACAAGGAAATAATGCAGATAATGTTCAAATGGCTGACAAATTTGATAAGGATCCCGAGGTTGCTGGCGGCCAAGACGAGAACTCAACAAATGTGTAG
- the LOC138880704 gene encoding uncharacterized protein, with the protein MNDDQVNYTVTEKELLAIVFALRYLMMKKDSKARLIRWVLLLQEFDLEIVDWKGSENQVADHLSCFEEEGRPRDGLEINDSFSDEKLLSVSVNGMSWFTDVANFLVTSIIPCDLSSNQRNKLKRDNLDFYWDESYLFKICTDGVIRRCVPKEEQLSILEACYSSPCGGHHGGARTASKGIDFMDPFFSSYGNTYMLMAVDYVSKWVEVVDLPNNEARSVIAFLKKSIFTRFGTLRAIISDGGLSFVIELLTLCLQRFAFGLTGCEICVGLF; encoded by the exons atgaatgatgatCAAGTtaactacacggtgactgagaaagagcttttggctattgtgtttgcactccggtacttgatgatgaagaaggattccaagGCTAGGCTGAtacgatgggtcttgttacttcaagagtttgatttggagattgtggactggaagggtagtgaaaaccaagtggcggaccacttgtcctgctttgaggaggaggggaggcctcgtgatggactagagatcaatgattcattttccgATGAGAAACTTCTGtctgtgtcggtgaatggtatgtcATGGTTtacggacgttgctaatttccttgtgactagtataatcccgtgtgatctctcttctaaccaaaggaataaGCTCAAACGGGACaatttggacttctattgggatgagtcgtacttgttcaagatttgcacggatggtgtgatccgacgGTGTGTCCCGAaagaggagcaattgagtatcttagaggcttgttaTTCCTCCCCCTGTGGTGGTCATCACGGTGGGGCAAGGACCGCTTCaaag ggcattgatttcatggacCCATTTTTTAGTTCGTATGGGAACACATACATGCTAAtggcagttgactatgtttcaaagtgggttgaagtcgtggatttgcccaacaatgaggcccggagtgttattgcatttctcaagaagagcatttttactaggtttggcactcttcgagcaatcataagtgatgggggtctcagtTTTGTAatcgagcttttgacactttgcttgcaaa gatttgcttttggtctaactggttgtgagatatgtgtaggattgttttga